A window of Eretmochelys imbricata isolate rEreImb1 chromosome 25, rEreImb1.hap1, whole genome shotgun sequence contains these coding sequences:
- the LOC144280315 gene encoding procathepsin L-like gives MQWPMLVGSLVVLLGVSGALDPALEEGWRGWKAFHAKEYPEEAEAFRRVVWEKNLRRIEHHNLEESLGKHSYRLEMNHFGDLTDEEFNQLLNSFLAERHGGKGPLFQESAARETPKEVDWRAKGYVTPVKNQGHCGSCWAFSATGALEGLVFKKTGKLVSLSEQNLMDCSRSLGNNGCHGGFMTRAFQYVRDNKGINSELNYPYLERDEFSCHYNPQDNAANCTSLMQIQVGNETALEQAVATVGPVSIAVDASTFHFRFYKSGVFADSECSQTVNHGMLAVGYGISQENGTSAAYWILKNSWSEQWGEKGYIRLAKGADNHCGVANQASYPIL, from the exons ATGCAGTGGCCAATGCTGGTGGGGTCCCTTGTGGTCCTGCTGGGTGTGTCCGGGGCACTGgaccctgccctggaggaaggcTGGCGAGGATGGAAGGCCTTCCATGCTAAGGAGTATCCTGAA GAGGCGGAAGCTTTCCGCAGGGTGGTCTGGGAGAAGAACCTGCGGCGGATCGAGCACCACAACCTGGAGGAGTCTCTGGGGAAGCACAGCTACCGTCTGGAAATGAACCACTTCGGGGATCTG ACGGACGAGGAGTTTAACCAGCTTCTGAACAGTTTCCTAGCTGAGCGGCATGGCGGGAAGGGGCCTCTCTTCCAGGAATCGGCTGCTCGGGAGACTCCCAAGGAGGTGGACTGGCGTGCAAAGGGCTATGTTACCCCTGTGAAAAACCAG GGCCACTGTGGGTCATGCTGGGCTTTCAGTGCCACAGGAGCCCTGGAGGGCTTGGTCTTCAAGAAGACGGGCAAACTGGTGTCGCTGAGCGAGCAGAACCTCATGGACTGCTCGAGGAGTCTGGGGAACAACGGGTGCCACGGGGGCTTCATGACTCGGGCCTTCCAGTACGTACGGGACAACAAGGGCATCAACTCGGAGCTCAACTACCCCTACTTGGAGAGG GACGAATTCAGCTGCCATTACAACCCCCAGGACAACGCTGCCAACTGCACCTCTCTCATGCAGATCCAGGTGGGCAACGAGACAGCTCTGGAGCAGGCGGTGGCCACTGTCGGCCCGGTCTCCATTGCCGTGGACGCCAGCACTTTCCACTTCCGCTTCTACAAGTCAG GAGTCTTCGCTGACAGCGAGTGCAGCCAGACCGTGAACCACGGGATGCTGGCTGTGGGCTACGGCATATCCCAGGAGAATGGGACGAGCGCTGCCTACTGGATCCTAAAGAACAG CTGGTCTGAGCAATGGGGCGAAAAAGGTTACATCCGGCTGGCGAAAGGAGCCGACAATCACTGTGGTGTGGCCAATCAAGCAAGCTATCCCATCTTGTAG
- the MYDGF gene encoding myeloid-derived growth factor, whose amino-acid sequence MAAPSGAGARRLWAGLVPVLLLFAAAEEGPSTAEFDVRPGGMVHSFSRSLGDHTCTFTYASQGGTNEQWQMSIGVSEDGKLFSCSVWRPQGKSYLFFTQFKAEVKGAKIEYGMAYSQAATGGQSDIPLKAEEFEITETTVAHKEGKFRSELSKLVIVAKTPHDEL is encoded by the exons ATGGCGGCGCCCAGCGGAGCAGGCGCCAGGCGGCTCTGGGCCGGGCTAGTCCCCGTTCTCCTCCTGTTCGCCGCGGCCGAAGAGGGGCCCAGCACGGCCGAGTTCGACGTGCGGCCCGGCGGGATGGTCCATTCCTTCTCCCGGAGCCTG GGGGATCACACCTGCACGTTCACATACGCTTCTCAGGGAGGGACTAATGAG CAATGGCAGATGAGCATTGGAGTCAGTGAAGATGGCAAACTCTTCTCCTGTTCAGTGTGGAG GCCTCAGGGAAAGTCTTATCTCTTCTTTACCCAGTTTAAAGCTGAAGTGAAAGGAGCAAAGATAGAGTATGGCATGGCTTAT TCCCAAGCTGCAACGGGTGGACAGAGCGATATCCCCTTAAAGGCGGAGGAATTTGAAATCACCGAAACCACAG TGGCTCACAAAGAAGGCAAGTTCCGTTCCGAACTGTCCAAACTAGTGATTGTAGCGAAAACGCCCCATGACGAGTTGTGA